The genomic DNA GCGCGGCGCAAACTGGGGGGGGATTAGCTGGGGTTGGCGGGGCAGGTTTGATAGCAGCAGGGGTGCTTGCCGATGCCTCTGCCGCGGTATTTCTGGGGTGGGCAGCATGCCGTCAGAGCGCTGCCATGATTCGAGCAGCGGCGCATTGGCGCGCGTTATGGCACAAGGCCCTTGAATACAAGGAATTCGCCATTTACGGCACACCGCAAAACGTGATGAATGCGTTGTCGCAGGGTGTCCCGGTGCTGGCCCTGGCGCATTATTACGGTGTGGAGGTGGCGGGGTATTACGCTTTTGGCATGAGGCTCTTGCAGGTTCCGATGAATTTCGTTTTAACCTCCACGCGCCAGGTGCTCTTTCAACGACTTAGCCAGATAAAAGCCAATGGCGGGGATTTGTACGCGCCCTTTTTAAAGTCCACGGGCGCGCTGGCAGCGATCATTGTCGTTCCAGCGGTTATTGGATTTCTTGCCGCGCCCGCAGTGTTTGGATTTGTTTTTGGCCAGCAGTGGCGGGAGGCGGGCCATTACGGCAGATGGCTGCTGCTTTGGTTGATGCCCGCTTTTTGCAATGTGCCGGCAGCGCTGTCACTGCGAATTCTGCGGCTGCAGCGTGATTTGTTTTTTTACGACCTGGGTTTATTGGCGACGCGGGTCGGTGTTTTAATTGCCGGTGGGAAGTGGTTATTGCCAATTTACACAGTCATCACGCTGAGTGTGGCGGGGGCGGTGTTTAACACGGCACTGATTCTGTATATCTGGTGGAGATTGCACAAGATGCGCAGCTGGGGAGCACGAGGTGGGGAGGAGATTGCGGTCGAAAACGGCAATGACGAGTCGCAGTCATTTTAGGGACTAGGGTAAAATCAGTACGTACTTTTCCCGATAAGGTTTGCATTAGCAACGACTAAAACCGCCTTGACGAATCACGAATCCTTTGGTAGGTAAAAAGCAGTTCCAGGCGAAGGGTTTGCGCTATGAATTTATCGGAGTTTTGTTGTGTCTGGACTTGAAAAACTGATGTGCCGGTTCGAATACGAGGCGGGAGTGAAAAGAACCACTTACCAGGCGGATCATGGGATTCATGTGCCGAGCAAGGTTAAAGATCGGCTCCCGAAAGAGTTCCATCCCTTGGGATTGGAGGAATTAACCGCGAAGGATTTGACATCGATGTGAGCACTCTTTCTTCAAAGCTCCTCTTAGCTCCTGCACTTGGCATGCTGGCGTTGCTCGAACAGGGCCAGGAGTGCAGAGGGCAGCAAGAAGGCCAGTCGGTGGCGAGCGAGGCGGCAGCCGAGGCGCAGGCGCAAGCGGGCGTGCCGAGCCGGTACAATATCCGTTTGGGAGGGGGAGGGATCAATTTGAGCGCGGGCGCGCAGGGGATTTATGTTGATAACGTCTATTTGACCCACGAGAACGCACGGGATGATTTCATCCTGGCGCCCGAGGTCAATGCGGGGGCGTTTTTCCCGATTGGACAATTGAACACGCTTTCGGTCAACCTAGGCTTGGAATACTACCATTATTTCAAAAACAGCGACCTGAACAGTTCCACGCCGACGATCAATCCCAACTCGGATTTGGAGTTTCACATTTATACCGGCGATTTTCGCATCACTCTGAGCGAGGTCTTTTCATACCAGGAACTTCCGTTTTTTGAAACAGGCGGACAGTTTTTCAATGTGTACGATACGGGGCGTTTTGCACGGTTCGATAATCGGGCGGGGGCGTCGGCGACTTGGGATTTGCACGACTTGGTCGTGGATGCGGGGTATCATCATGAGGACCTGTTATCCAATGGGTCTGCCTTCAATTTCATTGATCGGCACTCGGAGATTTTCAACGCAGACGCCTTTCTCTCTGTGATGCCCAGGGCGTCGGTTGGCATGGAGGCTGCCGGGAGTTGGAACCAATTCGATAATGTGCGTTACAACGACCATTGGCGGGCGGGGTTGGGGCCGGCGCTAAAGTTGAAGCTGACCGATTATATCAATGTGAAGGTGGGGGCTGGGTACCAGAGGGTGCAATACGACTCGGACCTGGACAGCCAGTATGGGCTGGGCGGGTTTAACACATTCTACGCCTATGTGAACCTGGATCAGACGATCAACAAGTTTTTCAGCCACTCGCTGGTTGTGTCGCACGACAATGAGGTTGGGATTAATGCAGCAAACCTGGAGGGGACGCACGTGACGTACGCGCTGACGTGGAATGCCACCCAGGCGCTGCGCGTTGCGCCGTACCTGGGATATACGCATTACACGGAGTCATACAACTCGGGAGTACCATCGCTGTATCATGAGACGTTTGATTATGTCAGTGGCGGGATAGGCGCTGCGTACACGCTGACCCAGAATTGGCGGTTGGGGCTGAGCTACGATTATCGATTAAAAGATTCGGATATTGTGGCGTATGGGTTCAGCCAGGACAGGGTGACGCTAGAGGCAACGTATCAGTTCTGAAAGAGATGAAAGTGGAAAATGCAGCGAGGATGGCAGATGTGGGAAGACATCAGCCCTGTCTTCTGCCGAAGGGAGAGGGAGCGTTTGATGTGAATTCGAGAACGAACGGTGGAGGAGTGTTTTCGAGATATCGGCTGTGCGTTTTATTGGGAGTGCTGATAGTCATGAGCCTGGTGGCTGGGGCGGCATTTGCGGCGGACGCATCCACCGCGCAGGGTCCGCAGTCAGGGGAGATTGGAACCAATGAGCCGGGGCACGTGATTTTGGCCGGGGCGATGGACGGGTTGGATGAGAAACAGAGGCTGGCGGTGGGGGATCGGGTCAGTTTCCGCGTATTGCAGGACCAGGAGGACGCGAAGCTGCTGACGGTTACGGATGCGGGAGAGTTGGACGTGCCGGAGTTGGGGCTGGTGATGGCGGTGGGAAAGACCTGTGGAGAGGTGGCACGGGAGATAAAGTCCAAGCTCGAGAAAACCACTTACTACAAAGCGACGGTCATCATTGGGATCGATCAGCTCAACAAGACGCTCAGCGGACGCAAGGTCTATGTGGTCGGACAGGTGAAAGTAACGGGGCCACAGGAGATTCCCGCAGGCGAAACCTGGACGGTGAGCAAGGCAATTCTCAAAGCGGGGGGGTTCACGGACTTTGCGGATAAAAAGCGAGTGCGCGTAGTTCGGGCGGGGGCGCATGGGAAGCCAGGGAAAACCATTTATGTGAACGTGACGGAGATTTGGGAGAAGGGAAGGACAGACTTGGATGTGCCGGTTGTATCGGAGGATTTGATTTATGTGCCTGCACGGGCGGTTAATTTTTACTGATCGGCGGAACTGGGGTCCACTGCTATGAGCCTGGATAATCATCATCCTGAGCCGGTAGTTCCCGACCGGTTTGCGCAAGCGACGCTGCTTCGCGCCCAGGGACGGCGGTATTGGAACGTCTTACGCAAATGGTGGTGGGTGCCGGTCGTCAGTTTGATCGTCTGCGGGGTGCCGGGGGTCATTTTTTCCGCGATGACGCCGCGGAGTTACCGGTCGCAAGCCATTTTATGGCTGGGCGACAAACTGGAACTGCCGGAAGGAGCGCGGCTGTACTCGGAAGAATTGAGCGGCTACATGGGGACGCAGGCGGAACTGCTCAAGAGCCGGCTGATACAGAGCCGGGCGTTGGAGAAGG from Verrucomicrobiia bacterium includes the following:
- a CDS encoding lipopolysaccharide biosynthesis protein, giving the protein METARTWGIARLKELVGPAFFRNVFVVMTGTAVAQLIGFLFSPILSRLYGPPDFGEFGAYLSLTMVIVAAVTLNYSDTVMLPKEDREAAPLLLVACGAAVLIASGTAVFCLVASGPVLKLIGLGGLGRLVWFVPISVLLLGMSQSLASWCARVKAFKRTSQSQVLRSSMNCAAQTGGGLAGVGGAGLIAAGVLADASAAVFLGWAACRQSAAMIRAAAHWRALWHKALEYKEFAIYGTPQNVMNALSQGVPVLALAHYYGVEVAGYYAFGMRLLQVPMNFVLTSTRQVLFQRLSQIKANGGDLYAPFLKSTGALAAIIVVPAVIGFLAAPAVFGFVFGQQWREAGHYGRWLLLWLMPAFCNVPAALSLRILRLQRDLFFYDLGLLATRVGVLIAGGKWLLPIYTVITLSVAGAVFNTALILYIWWRLHKMRSWGARGGEEIAVENGNDESQSF
- a CDS encoding polysaccharide biosynthesis/export family protein, producing the protein MNSRTNGGGVFSRYRLCVLLGVLIVMSLVAGAAFAADASTAQGPQSGEIGTNEPGHVILAGAMDGLDEKQRLAVGDRVSFRVLQDQEDAKLLTVTDAGELDVPELGLVMAVGKTCGEVAREIKSKLEKTTYYKATVIIGIDQLNKTLSGRKVYVVGQVKVTGPQEIPAGETWTVSKAILKAGGFTDFADKKRVRVVRAGAHGKPGKTIYVNVTEIWEKGRTDLDVPVVSEDLIYVPARAVNFY